The following are encoded together in the Acanthochromis polyacanthus isolate Apoly-LR-REF ecotype Palm Island chromosome 14, KAUST_Apoly_ChrSc, whole genome shotgun sequence genome:
- the fev gene encoding protein FEV, giving the protein MRQDCGGNLMFNMYLSDPTENLLKESKGTSWGPINTGVQKGSGQIQLWQFLLELLSDSTNMSCIAWEGTNGEFKLIDPDEVARRWGERKSKPNMNYDKLSRALRYYYDKNIMTKVHGKRYAYKFDFHGLAQVCQPSTTEQAIYKFQGNFSPIPFTGISKLNLVAPGVGPSGFSYWPGSPPAALYHSHNLQPPGPFGTVSPSHISCVNNINSLSNINNHYN; this is encoded by the exons ATGAGACAGGACTGCGGAGGAAACCTCATGTTCAACATGTATCTCTCAG ATCCAACagaaaacctgttgaaagaaaGCAAAGGAACATCCTGGGGTCCAATAAATACAGGAGTACAAAAAG GCAGCGGGCAGATCCAGCTGTGGCAGttcctgctggagctgctctCTGACAGCACCAACATGTCCTGCATCGCCTGGGAGGGAACCAACGGAGAGTTCAAGCTCATCGACCCGGACGAGGTGGCCCGGCGCTGGGGGGAGCGCAAAAGCAAACCCAACATGAACTACGACAAGCTGAGCCGTGCGCTGCGCTACTACTACGACAAGAACATCATGACCAAAGTCCACGGCAAGAGGTATGCCTACAAGTTCGATTTCCACGGCTTGGCGCAGGTGTGCCAGCCGTCCACCACGGAGCAGGCCATCTACAAGTTCCAAGGCAACTTCTCCCCGATCCCCTTCACCGGGATCTCCAAACTGAACCTCGTGGCTCCCGGAGTGGGCCCCTCGGGTTTCTCCTACTGGCCCGGTTCCCCTCCGGCGGCTCTCTATCACAGCCACAACCTGCAGCCTCCGGGGCCCTTTGGCACCGTGTCTCCGTCCCACATCAGCTGCGTCAACAACATCAACAGCCTGAGCAACATCAACAACCACTACAACTGA